A part of Capsicum annuum cultivar UCD-10X-F1 chromosome 6, UCD10Xv1.1, whole genome shotgun sequence genomic DNA contains:
- the LOC124899507 gene encoding nucleolar protein 58-like: MDLFAKHLLSGKTKKVKAMESQYTMATNIDEEANYVNSEVVVEESKESILVESEKLDSSVDASDKKKEKEEKDEPMLRKQKKKQSHKKFPPPPPVEVEDIKDAEIVTNSEQEASEHFEYEQHEFEHAESEEEKQEGSKESESKGTTSGSPSTEQQDDEEFLSRGRLIKYLYNQFDARVKDISGADLDKFRAALDKVKIDIGVLQ; this comes from the exons ATGGACTTGTTTGCCAAGCACTTGCTGTCAGGCAAGACTAAAAAGGTCAAAGCTATGGAATCTCAGTACACTATGGCTACTAATATAGATGaggaggcaaactatgtga ATAGTGAAGTAGTTGTTGAGGAATCCAAAGAAAGTAttctagtggagtctgagaagctggatagttctgttGATGCTTCggataagaaaaaagagaaggaagagaaa GATGAACCTAtgctcaggaagcaaaagaagaaacaaagccATAAAAAATTTCCACCACCCCcaccagttgaggtggaggaTATTAAGGACGCTGAAATAGTAACAAATTCTGAGCAGGAGGCATCTGAACATTTTGAATATGAGCAGCATGAGTTTGAACAtgctgaatctgaagaagagaaaCAGGAAGGGTCCAAGGAGTCTGAGTCTAAGGGAACAACATCCGGATCCCCATCCACTGaacaacaagatgatgaagagtTTCTATCTCGGGGAAgacttatcaaat ATTTGTATAACCAATTTGATGCACGGGTAAAAGATATATCAGGGGCTGATCTTGATAAATTCAGAGCGGCATTGGACAAGGTAAAGATAGATATTGGAGTATTGCAGTAG